In Plectropomus leopardus isolate mb chromosome 20, YSFRI_Pleo_2.0, whole genome shotgun sequence, one DNA window encodes the following:
- the LOC121959723 gene encoding lysozyme C II-like yields MRSLAFLLLVALASAKEYERCELARVLKAHGMHGYYGTSLADWVCLSYYESRYKTTAINHNRGGSTDYGIFQINSYWWCDDGQTPGSKNGCHISCSEVLTDDISVAITCAKRVVRDPQGIEAWVAWKNNCKNHDISSFVEGCGV; encoded by the exons ATGAGGAGTCTAGCGTTTCTGCTCTTGGTGGCTTTGGCCAGCGCCAAAGAGTATGAGCGCTGTGAATTGGCCAGAGTGCTGAAGGCTCATGGAATGCATGGCTACTACGGCACCAGCCTGGCCGACT GGGTTTGTCTGAGCTACTATGAGTCACGTTACAAAACCACAGCCATCAACCACAACCGCGGCGGATCCACTGACTATGGCATCTTCCAGATCAACAGCTATTGGTGGTGTGATGACGGCCAAACCCCCGGCTCAAAGAACGGATGCCACATCAGCTGCAGTG AGGTTCTGACAGATGATATCAGCGTGGCGATCACATGCGCCAAACGTGTCGTTAGGGATCCCCAGGGCATTGAAGCCTG GGTGGCCTggaaaaataactgcaaaaaccATGACATTAGCTCCTTTGTGGAAGGATGTGGTGTTTAG
- the LOC121959740 gene encoding LOW QUALITY PROTEIN: lysozyme C-like (The sequence of the model RefSeq protein was modified relative to this genomic sequence to represent the inferred CDS: substituted 1 base at 1 genomic stop codon), with protein MKSLVFLLLVALANATVYDRCEWARILQAYGMDGYYGYSLANWVCLTQWESDFNTDAIDYDSDGSADYGIFQINSRWWCYDGRTPSSNACHISCSELLTDDVGVAINCAKRIVQDPNGIAAWVAWRVHCQGRDLSGYVAGCGVXSTNQDTVIDVMKDANLKQQ; from the exons ATGAAGAGTCTCGTGTTCCTGCTCTTGGTGGCTTTGGCCAATGCTACAGTATACGATCGCTGTGAATGGGCCCGAATTCTCCAGGCTTATGGGATGGATGGCTACTATGGCTACAGCTTGGCCAACT GGGTTTGTCTGACCCAATGGGAGTCGGATTTTAACACTGATGCCATCGACTATGACAGTGATGGATCCGCTGACTACGGCATCTTCCAGATCAACAGCCGCTGGTGGTGTTACGATGGCCGCACTCCCTCATCGAATGCATGCCACATCAGTTGCAGCG agctTCTGACTGATGATGTTGGTGTGGCGATCAATTGTGCCAAACGTATCGTGCAGGATCCCAATGGCATCGCAGCCTG GGTGGCCTGGCGCGTTCACTGCCAGGGCCGTGACCTGAGTGGCTATGTGGCAGGATGTGGTGTTTAATCAACGAACCAGGACACTGTCATCGATGTAATGAAAGACGCCAATCTGAAGCAGCAGTAG